In Aliarcobacter faecis, a genomic segment contains:
- a CDS encoding peptide-binding protein: MKFLLINLIFFISLSASTLTLSMSSSPSRLNPILSNDSASSEISDWLFNGLFKYDKDGNVTLELASSYEFISPTKLIVKLKDNVLWHDKVKLSSKDVIFTYEQIINPKVFNSIKSNFQEIESVKAIDDSTVEIVYKKPYFKALEVWMVGLLPYHILKDEENLMTSSFNKNPIGTGSYKLKEFKVGQDIELIANEDYFDGKPEIDKILYKFLPDLSTSFLYLKEKKLDIGTLDPIQVDRQIDDSFKKEYTIIQKPAFTYSYLGLNLKDEKFKDKRVRQALSLAINRQELVDILFFGYGQVCNGPFMPNSYAYNNEVNPILQDIQKAKELLKEAGYDEKNPFTFEVVTNTGNDIRVNAAQILQYQLQKAGVNMKIRVMEWQAFLNTVVHPRKFEAILLGWSMPLTPDAYPIWHSSSDKLGGFNLVGYKNDKVDELIEQGISTIDKDELSTIYKEVFKLISDDLPYLFLYIPDGITAINKKIKNVEPAFIGIMHNQKDWQIEE, translated from the coding sequence ATGAAATTTTTACTAATCAACCTAATCTTTTTTATATCGTTAAGTGCTTCAACTCTAACTTTATCTATGAGTTCAAGCCCGAGTAGGCTAAATCCAATTTTATCAAATGATAGTGCTAGTAGTGAAATATCTGATTGGCTTTTTAATGGACTTTTTAAATATGATAAAGATGGAAATGTAACTCTTGAATTAGCTTCAAGTTATGAATTTATAAGTCCTACAAAATTAATTGTGAAATTAAAAGATAATGTTTTATGGCATGATAAAGTAAAACTTTCTTCAAAAGATGTGATTTTTACTTATGAACAAATCATAAATCCAAAAGTTTTTAATTCTATAAAATCAAATTTTCAAGAGATTGAGAGCGTAAAAGCAATAGATGATTCAACAGTTGAAATAGTGTATAAAAAACCATATTTTAAAGCTTTGGAAGTTTGGATGGTAGGATTACTTCCATACCATATTTTAAAAGATGAAGAAAATCTTATGACAAGTTCTTTTAATAAAAATCCAATAGGTACAGGTTCATATAAGTTAAAAGAGTTTAAAGTAGGGCAAGATATAGAACTTATTGCAAATGAAGATTACTTTGATGGAAAACCAGAAATTGATAAAATCTTATATAAATTTTTACCAGATTTAAGTACATCTTTTTTGTATTTAAAAGAGAAAAAACTTGATATTGGTACATTAGATCCAATTCAAGTAGATAGACAAATAGATGATAGTTTTAAAAAAGAGTACACAATAATACAAAAACCAGCTTTTACATATAGTTATTTGGGCTTGAATTTAAAAGATGAAAAATTTAAAGATAAAAGAGTTAGGCAAGCTTTATCTTTGGCAATTAATAGACAAGAGTTAGTTGATATTTTGTTTTTTGGATATGGACAAGTTTGTAATGGACCTTTTATGCCAAATTCTTATGCTTACAATAACGAAGTTAATCCTATACTTCAAGATATACAAAAAGCAAAAGAACTTTTAAAAGAAGCTGGATATGATGAAAAGAATCCTTTTACATTTGAAGTAGTAACAAATACAGGGAATGATATAAGAGTCAATGCAGCTCAAATTTTACAATATCAACTTCAAAAAGCTGGTGTTAATATGAAAATAAGAGTTATGGAGTGGCAAGCTTTTTTAAATACAGTTGTTCACCCTAGAAAATTTGAAGCTATACTTCTTGGTTGGTCTATGCCTTTGACTCCTGATGCTTATCCTATTTGGCATAGCTCAAGTGATAAATTAGGTGGATTTAATCTAGTTGGTTATAAAAATGATAAAGTTGATGAGTTAATTGAACAGGGAATTAGTACTATAGATAAAGATGAGTTAAGTACTATTTATAAAGAGGTTTTTAAACTAATAAGTGATGATTTACCATATCTATTTTTATATATTCCAGATGGAATAACTGCTATAAACAAAAAAATAAAAAATGTAGAACCTGCATTTATAGGAATAATGCACAATCAAAAAGATTGGCAAATAGAAGAATAA
- the thiD gene encoding bifunctional hydroxymethylpyrimidine kinase/phosphomethylpyrimidine kinase: protein MRQNEIIFANKKVLTIAGSDCIGGAGIQADLKTFSAFGNYGMSVVTSVVAENTFRVIDIQDINPNIIEKQLIAVFEDITPDAIKIGMLANIETMKIVADFLKKQNVKNIVIDPVMYAKNGDALMDIKNMSSLIEIIIPLADVLTPNIAEAQHLANMTISSKEQMKEAAIKIYEMGCKSVLIKGGYTLEDATDILYDGVEFHYFSSPKVDTKNTHGTGCTFSSAIASNLALEIPLKEAIQNSKEYIYKAIINSPNIGKGNGPTNHFFKFFK, encoded by the coding sequence ATGAGACAAAATGAAATTATATTTGCAAATAAAAAAGTTTTAACAATTGCAGGTTCAGATTGTATTGGTGGAGCAGGAATACAAGCAGACCTAAAAACTTTTAGTGCTTTTGGAAATTATGGTATGAGCGTAGTTACTTCAGTTGTTGCTGAAAATACTTTTAGAGTTATTGATATTCAAGATATAAATCCAAATATTATAGAAAAACAACTTATTGCAGTTTTTGAAGACATTACTCCTGATGCTATAAAAATTGGAATGTTAGCAAATATAGAAACTATGAAAATAGTAGCAGATTTTTTAAAAAAACAAAATGTAAAGAATATTGTAATTGACCCCGTAATGTATGCAAAAAATGGTGATGCATTGATGGATATAAAAAATATGAGTAGTTTAATAGAAATTATTATCCCCCTTGCAGATGTTCTAACACCAAATATAGCAGAAGCTCAACATTTAGCAAATATGACAATATCTTCAAAAGAGCAGATGAAAGAAGCTGCAATAAAAATATATGAAATGGGTTGTAAAAGTGTTTTAATAAAAGGTGGTTACACTTTAGAAGATGCAACAGATATCTTATATGATGGAGTTGAATTTCACTACTTTTCATCACCAAAAGTTGATACAAAAAATACACATGGAACTGGTTGTACTTTTTCATCAGCAATTGCTTCAAACTTAGCTTTAGAAATACCTCTAAAAGAAGCTATTCAAAACTCAAAAGAGTATATCTATAAAGCAATAATAAACTCACCAAATATTGGAAAAGGTAATGGTCCAACAAACCATTTTTTTAAATTTTTTAAATAG
- the thiM gene encoding hydroxyethylthiazole kinase, protein MINDLVNILNSIKEKNPLIHQITNYVTVNDCANVTLAVGASPAMADDENEVEDFVNIASSLLINIGTLNDDIKKSMIKASKRAKEIGVPVVLDPVGVGASKFRKDFIEELLKDSKISCIRGNISEIKSILNQSSNTKGADASKEDIENIKNTAIIAKTLANSLNLVVAITGETDVISDGKRVVTIKNGSHLLPQITGTGCMCSSLVASFCGTNKEKLFEATVLALLVMGISGEIAYDKSQNLGLGTFHKELFNAIGNFDEQTLKEKANLENIL, encoded by the coding sequence ATGATAAATGATTTAGTAAATATCTTAAATAGTATAAAGGAAAAAAATCCATTAATTCATCAAATTACAAACTATGTTACAGTAAATGATTGCGCAAATGTAACTTTAGCAGTTGGAGCAAGTCCTGCTATGGCTGATGATGAGAATGAAGTTGAAGATTTTGTAAATATTGCATCATCACTTTTAATAAATATTGGAACATTAAATGATGATATAAAAAAATCTATGATTAAAGCTAGTAAAAGAGCCAAAGAGATTGGTGTTCCAGTAGTTTTAGACCCTGTTGGAGTTGGTGCTTCAAAATTTAGAAAAGATTTTATAGAAGAGCTTTTAAAAGATTCTAAAATATCTTGTATTAGAGGAAATATCTCTGAAATAAAATCTATTTTAAATCAAAGTTCCAATACAAAAGGTGCTGATGCTTCAAAAGAAGATATTGAAAATATTAAGAATACAGCAATAATTGCAAAAACATTAGCAAATAGTTTAAATTTAGTTGTAGCAATTACTGGAGAAACTGATGTTATAAGTGATGGTAAAAGAGTAGTTACTATAAAAAATGGTAGCCACCTTTTGCCACAAATTACTGGAACAGGTTGTATGTGTTCCTCTTTAGTTGCTAGTTTTTGTGGAACAAATAAAGAAAAACTATTTGAGGCAACTGTTTTAGCACTTTTGGTTATGGGAATATCTGGAGAAATTGCCTATGATAAGAGTCAAAATCTTGGGCTTGGAACTTTTCATAAAGAGTTATTTAATGCAATAGGAAATTTTGATGAACAAACTCTAAAAGAAAAAGCAAATTTAGAGAATATATTATAA
- the tenA gene encoding thiaminase II, producing the protein MSFSRSLKQKAIKVWEDGYNHPFVQELGAGTLCKEKFKFYLLQDYLYLLEYAKVFAMAMVKADDEKMLSNLSSITKATLVDEMKVHHLYMKEFGISEEEVKSVKASLFNRTYTANMLATSQKGDLVETLATVFPCAWTYCDYANRLKEQYKDNLEDNFYKSWIETYAGEDFENSFLWFYDAIDELVVNKTAKEKEKIEEIFIASVEFEYMFWEMAYNKQMSYVK; encoded by the coding sequence ATGTCATTTTCAAGAAGTTTAAAACAAAAAGCTATAAAAGTTTGGGAAGATGGATACAATCACCCATTTGTTCAAGAGTTAGGAGCTGGTACTTTATGTAAAGAGAAGTTTAAATTCTATTTACTACAAGATTATTTATATCTTTTAGAGTATGCAAAAGTTTTTGCAATGGCTATGGTAAAAGCTGATGATGAAAAAATGTTAAGTAACCTTAGCTCTATTACAAAGGCTACTTTAGTAGATGAGATGAAAGTTCATCATTTGTATATGAAAGAGTTTGGAATAAGTGAAGAAGAGGTAAAAAGTGTAAAAGCTAGTTTGTTTAATAGAACATACACTGCAAATATGCTTGCAACTTCACAAAAAGGTGACTTAGTCGAGACTTTAGCAACTGTTTTCCCTTGTGCTTGGACATATTGTGATTATGCAAACAGATTAAAAGAGCAATATAAAGATAATTTAGAAGATAACTTCTACAAATCTTGGATTGAAACTTATGCAGGAGAAGATTTCGAGAACTCATTTCTTTGGTTTTATGATGCAATTGATGAATTAGTAGTAAATAAAACAGCTAAAGAAAAAGAGAAAATAGAAGAAATTTTTATTGCAAGTGTTGAATTTGAATATATGTTTTGGGAAATGGCTTACAATAAACAGATGAGTTATGTAAAATAG
- the rpsI gene encoding 30S ribosomal protein S9 gives MAKVYATGRRKTAIAKVWLENGNGQLTVNGQTLDQWLGGHDSIKKRVMQPLHVAKQETSVNIVVKTLGGGYSAQADAARHGISRALVAYDEQFRTILKPHGLLTRDARSVERKKYGKKKARKSSQFSKR, from the coding sequence ATGGCAAAAGTATATGCAACTGGAAGAAGAAAAACAGCAATCGCTAAAGTTTGGTTAGAGAATGGAAATGGACAATTAACTGTAAATGGTCAAACTTTAGATCAATGGCTTGGTGGACATGATTCAATTAAAAAAAGAGTAATGCAACCATTACATGTAGCAAAACAAGAGACATCAGTAAATATCGTTGTTAAAACTTTAGGTGGTGGTTATTCAGCTCAAGCAGATGCTGCAAGACATGGTATCTCAAGAGCTTTAGTTGCTTATGATGAGCAATTTAGAACTATCTTAAAACCACATGGTTTATTAACAAGAGATGCAAGATCTGTTGAAAGAAAAAAATACGGAAAGAAAAAAGCAAGAAAATCTTCACAATTCTCAAAAAGATAA
- the rplM gene encoding 50S ribosomal protein L13 produces MKFTQMAKANEIERSWVVVDAEGKVFGRVITEVATILRGKNKPCFTPNVDCGDYVIIINASKAKFTGAKLEEKNYYTHSGYFGSTKTHKMSDMIEKNPEKLYKLATRGMLPKTTLGKAMLKKLKVYAGSEHPHTAQIKG; encoded by the coding sequence ATGAAATTTACTCAAATGGCAAAAGCCAACGAAATCGAAAGATCTTGGGTTGTAGTAGATGCAGAAGGTAAAGTATTCGGAAGAGTTATTACTGAAGTTGCTACAATTTTAAGAGGTAAAAATAAACCTTGTTTTACACCAAATGTTGATTGTGGAGATTATGTAATTATAATCAATGCAAGTAAAGCTAAATTTACTGGTGCTAAATTAGAAGAGAAAAACTACTATACACACTCAGGTTATTTTGGAAGTACAAAAACTCACAAAATGTCAGATATGATTGAAAAAAACCCTGAAAAACTGTATAAATTAGCTACTAGAGGTATGCTTCCAAAAACTACTCTTGGTAAAGCTATGTTAAAAAAATTAAAAGTATATGCAGGAAGTGAACACCCTCATACTGCTCAAATTAAAGGATAA
- a CDS encoding sensor histidine kinase, with protein MLKIHQLFLRTYLTIFIAILITLTLITYFWAKNLYINQIEENLIQNIDILSVVLEDSKDINSTKKLVKELSSKLNLRISIIDENGDVIAESHKSLDGIKNHSNRVEIIQAKNIGLGKDRRVSETLEKDFLYIAKKIFLNNQIYYIRMADYTNKIKDNFMKLTFEIFMYITFFLIIAFLSTYFISIKIKKETDSILYFLKDITKKKKPIFLKSNYTYEFYKIAKLLNKVSQKLLKKEEEKAKHTAKLTLANRQKDDIISAISHEFKNPIAIISGYSQTLIEDKNLSQDVQLKFLSKIESNSNKLSSIIDKLRLTLRLQEKKQELVKTKVNLLSLIENCVSDLKIKYKTREMNIEKNEVFIDADETLLSIAISNIIENALKYSNKDIEIKIEKNCLSITDFGIGISKEDLEKIDKKFYRASSNDWNNSLGLGLFIVKSILKYHNFELKVNSIVNSGSTFKIYY; from the coding sequence TTGTTAAAGATTCATCAACTCTTTTTACGAACTTATCTTACAATCTTTATTGCAATACTTATAACTTTAACTCTAATTACATATTTTTGGGCAAAAAATCTATATATAAATCAAATTGAAGAAAATCTTATTCAAAATATAGATATTTTATCTGTTGTCCTAGAGGACTCAAAAGATATAAATAGTACTAAAAAATTAGTTAAAGAATTAAGTTCAAAATTAAATTTAAGAATCTCTATAATAGATGAAAATGGAGATGTAATTGCTGAAAGTCATAAAAGTTTAGATGGCATAAAAAATCACTCAAATAGAGTTGAAATTATACAAGCAAAAAATATTGGACTTGGAAAAGATAGAAGAGTCTCTGAAACTTTAGAAAAGGATTTTTTATATATAGCAAAAAAGATTTTCTTAAATAATCAAATTTACTATATAAGAATGGCTGATTATACAAATAAAATTAAAGATAATTTTATGAAATTAACTTTTGAAATTTTTATGTATATCACTTTTTTTCTAATAATAGCTTTTTTATCAACTTATTTTATTAGTATAAAGATTAAAAAAGAGACAGACTCTATTTTATATTTTTTAAAAGATATAACAAAAAAGAAAAAGCCAATTTTTTTAAAATCAAACTATACTTATGAGTTTTATAAAATAGCAAAACTTTTAAATAAAGTATCACAAAAGTTATTAAAAAAAGAGGAAGAAAAAGCAAAACATACAGCAAAACTAACACTTGCCAATAGGCAAAAAGATGATATTATTTCTGCTATTTCTCATGAGTTTAAAAATCCAATAGCAATAATTTCTGGATATAGTCAAACACTTATAGAAGATAAAAATTTATCTCAAGATGTACAACTAAAATTTTTAAGTAAAATAGAATCTAATTCAAATAAACTCTCCTCTATTATTGATAAATTAAGGCTTACTTTAAGACTTCAAGAAAAAAAGCAAGAGTTAGTAAAAACAAAAGTAAATCTTCTATCTTTGATTGAAAATTGTGTTAGTGATTTAAAAATAAAATATAAAACTAGAGAGATGAATATAGAGAAAAATGAAGTTTTTATTGATGCTGATGAGACTTTACTCTCTATTGCTATTTCAAATATTATAGAAAATGCTCTAAAATACTCTAATAAGGATATAGAGATTAAAATAGAAAAAAATTGTTTAAGTATTACAGATTTTGGTATTGGTATTAGCAAAGAGGATTTGGAAAAAATTGATAAAAAATTTTATAGAGCTTCTAGTAATGATTGGAATAACTCTTTGGGGCTTGGGCTTTTTATTGTAAAATCTATTCTAAAATATCACAATTTTGAACTAAAAGTTAATTCTATCGTTAATAGTGGTTCAACTTTTAAAATTTATTATTAA
- a CDS encoding response regulator transcription factor yields MKNNTVLIIEDEEDLLELLEFTLQKEGYDTIGFLSISSKVKQILDEEKIDLILMDRNLPNIEGTTFIKELRASGYQNPVIYLTAKDKSDDILDGFEAYADDYITKPFNINELIARIKAVIKRASKEIEILKVKDIVYNFSNKKFYIEDKEIELTQLENNLLLEFLKNQNILLSREYLLEHIWKDSLDKQEKTVNVAIKRLKDKIDPNADKNYIKAVRGEGYIFC; encoded by the coding sequence ATGAAGAATAATACAGTTTTAATAATAGAAGATGAAGAGGACTTATTAGAACTTTTAGAGTTTACTCTACAAAAAGAGGGCTATGATACAATAGGTTTTTTATCTATCTCTTCTAAAGTAAAACAGATACTAGATGAAGAAAAAATAGATTTAATCTTAATGGATAGAAACCTTCCAAATATAGAGGGTACAACTTTTATAAAAGAGTTAAGAGCAAGTGGCTATCAAAATCCTGTTATTTATCTTACAGCAAAAGATAAATCAGATGATATTTTAGATGGTTTTGAAGCTTATGCTGATGATTATATTACAAAACCTTTTAATATAAATGAGCTTATTGCTAGAATAAAAGCAGTTATAAAAAGAGCTTCAAAAGAGATAGAAATTTTAAAAGTAAAAGATATTGTATATAATTTTTCAAATAAAAAGTTTTATATTGAAGATAAAGAGATTGAATTAACTCAACTTGAAAATAATTTACTTTTAGAATTTTTAAAAAACCAAAATATTTTATTAAGTAGAGAGTATTTATTGGAACATATTTGGAAAGACTCTTTAGATAAGCAAGAAAAAACTGTAAATGTTGCAATAAAAAGATTAAAAGATAAAATTGACCCAAATGCAGATAAAAATTATATAAAAGCAGTTCGAGGAGAGGGTTATATATTTTGTTAA
- a CDS encoding phosphate-starvation-inducible PsiE family protein translates to MKKAINKISNYFSSNFEVLIAVVIFFIILIAGHDFYRAIILMLEFIVIMEVVKMISDFIKKETLRLRYVLDIFIIFLIREVVILSANKNRDYIDIVFLLFVIFVFFLFRILALKYSPNIDKKVEVIKQNEE, encoded by the coding sequence ATGAAAAAAGCTATAAATAAAATCTCAAACTACTTTAGTTCAAACTTTGAAGTTTTAATTGCAGTGGTTATATTCTTTATTATTTTAATTGCTGGGCATGATTTTTATAGAGCAATTATTTTAATGTTAGAGTTTATCGTAATTATGGAAGTTGTAAAGATGATTTCTGATTTTATAAAGAAAGAGACTTTACGACTTAGATATGTTCTTGATATTTTTATCATCTTTTTAATTAGGGAAGTTGTTATTTTATCAGCAAATAAAAATAGAGATTACATTGATATTGTCTTTTTACTATTTGTAATTTTTGTCTTTTTCTTATTTAGAATATTAGCTCTTAAATACTCTCCAAATATAGATAAAAAAGTTGAAGTAATAAAACAAAATGAAGAATAA
- a CDS encoding phosphate signaling complex PhoU family protein, which translates to MLKPYEAKLVKVKEEIQKIGLGVVEALEICLKALNDRKIEDLSNVEISEKKILLKSNEIDNIIVGTLALYSPEAKDLRRLVSFLKITNELVRTAANTKDFAKMFKKSYSNDLDTAIILEYTIPLLKSALLSLQTATSIIDEKDEKQIEEKYHRVVVEESKTDDLYLMIEKNILKLITKKLDLSKEYFDILSSLRRLEKIADRAVSIARLLQFAQVGGDIVQS; encoded by the coding sequence ATGTTAAAACCATATGAAGCAAAATTAGTAAAAGTAAAAGAAGAGATTCAAAAAATAGGGCTAGGAGTAGTTGAAGCTTTAGAGATTTGTTTAAAAGCTTTAAATGATAGAAAGATTGAAGATTTAAGTAATGTAGAAATTAGTGAGAAAAAAATTCTTTTAAAATCAAATGAGATAGATAATATTATTGTTGGAACTTTGGCTTTATATTCACCAGAAGCAAAAGATTTAAGAAGATTAGTCTCTTTTTTAAAAATTACAAATGAGTTAGTACGAACAGCTGCGAATACAAAAGATTTTGCAAAGATGTTTAAAAAATCTTATTCAAATGATTTGGATACAGCAATAATTTTAGAATATACTATACCTCTTTTAAAATCAGCTCTTTTATCTTTACAAACGGCAACTTCAATTATTGATGAAAAAGATGAAAAGCAAATAGAAGAGAAGTATCATAGGGTTGTTGTTGAAGAGAGTAAAACAGATGATTTATATTTAATGATAGAGAAAAATATTTTAAAACTAATTACTAAAAAGTTAGATTTATCAAAAGAGTATTTTGATATTTTAAGTAGTTTAAGAAGATTGGAAAAAATTGCTGATAGAGCAGTATCTATTGCTAGATTATTACAATTTGCACAAGTTGGAGGAGATATAGTTCAATCATAA
- the pstB gene encoding phosphate ABC transporter ATP-binding protein PstB: MQKELNNEIKSKIDVKNLNLFYGSNQALFDIDVNLYQNKITALIGPSGCGKSTFLRCINRMNDLIPIVKIDGKIIIDKKNIYDKDVDEVSVRKKVGMVFQQPNPFPKSIYDNVAYAPLKHGLTRKGKDCDELVETSLIKSGLWNEVKDKLQNPGTSLSGGQQQRLCIARTIAIRPEIILMDEPTSALDPISTEKIEALMLELKQDYTIITVTHNMQQAARVADYTAFFHLGKLIEYDITETIFINPHNKKTEDYITGRFG, from the coding sequence ATGCAAAAAGAACTAAATAATGAAATTAAATCAAAAATAGATGTAAAAAATTTAAATCTATTTTATGGTTCAAATCAAGCTTTATTTGATATAGATGTAAATTTATATCAAAATAAGATTACAGCTTTAATTGGACCATCAGGTTGTGGGAAATCAACATTTCTAAGATGTATCAATAGAATGAATGATTTAATTCCTATTGTAAAAATAGATGGAAAAATCATAATTGATAAAAAAAATATCTATGATAAAGATGTAGATGAGGTTAGTGTTAGAAAAAAAGTTGGAATGGTATTTCAACAACCAAACCCTTTCCCAAAATCAATCTATGATAATGTTGCTTATGCACCATTAAAACATGGGCTGACAAGAAAAGGAAAAGATTGTGATGAATTAGTTGAAACTTCATTAATTAAATCTGGACTTTGGAATGAAGTAAAAGATAAATTACAAAACCCTGGAACTTCACTTTCAGGAGGTCAGCAACAAAGACTTTGTATTGCTAGAACAATTGCAATTAGACCAGAGATTATTTTGATGGATGAACCAACATCTGCACTTGATCCAATTTCAACAGAAAAAATAGAAGCTTTAATGCTTGAATTAAAACAAGATTATACAATTATAACAGTAACTCATAATATGCAACAAGCAGCACGTGTAGCTGATTATACAGCTTTTTTTCATTTAGGAAAACTAATAGAGTACGATATAACAGAGACAATTTTTATTAATCCACACAATAAAAAAACAGAAGATTATATAACAGGGAGATTTGGATAA
- the pstA gene encoding phosphate ABC transporter permease PstA, producing the protein MIKRKKKNKQDNPFYDPTLKYRHKSAARFKKFTLTSLIFSIAFLVFFLFDMIGKGIPAFNIAYIKVDITFNEKTLEDARLAVPLEYRNLVSRAALRDLSKLVEENPTYMNSTQNLWILASSQVDQYLKNHNHNLKDKDKFLVDELYAKGLIDKKFNSIFFTNGDSKIPEYAGIFSSVVGSILTLMITMLVAFPIGVMTAIYLEEFAGDNKFTRFIEININNLAAIPSILFGLLGLAIFINLFGVPRSSPLVGGLTLALMTLPIIIVSSRAALRAVPDSIRQAGYGLGLNKIQVTRDHVLPLAFPGIMTGSIIGLAQAMGETAPLIIIGMIAFIPDAPTMVTQAATVMPAQLFTWAGMPEGMYIEKTAAGILVLLIILISLNAIAIILRKKLEVKW; encoded by the coding sequence ATGATAAAAAGAAAAAAGAAAAATAAGCAAGATAATCCATTTTATGATCCAACTTTAAAATATAGACATAAAAGTGCGGCAAGATTTAAAAAGTTTACATTAACTTCTTTAATCTTTTCTATAGCATTTTTAGTTTTCTTCCTTTTTGATATGATTGGAAAGGGAATCCCAGCATTTAATATAGCATATATAAAAGTAGATATAACTTTTAATGAAAAAACCTTAGAAGATGCAAGACTTGCTGTTCCTTTAGAGTATAGGAATTTAGTTTCAAGAGCAGCTCTTAGAGATCTTTCAAAGTTAGTAGAGGAAAATCCAACATATATGAATAGTACACAAAATCTTTGGATTTTAGCGTCTAGTCAAGTTGATCAATATCTGAAAAATCATAACCATAATTTAAAAGATAAAGATAAATTTTTAGTTGATGAGTTATATGCAAAGGGTTTAATAGATAAAAAGTTTAACTCAATATTTTTTACAAATGGGGATTCTAAAATTCCTGAATATGCAGGTATTTTTTCAAGTGTAGTTGGCTCTATTTTAACTTTAATGATAACTATGCTTGTAGCATTTCCTATTGGAGTTATGACTGCAATTTATCTTGAAGAGTTCGCAGGAGATAATAAATTTACAAGATTTATTGAAATCAATATAAATAACCTTGCTGCAATACCATCTATATTATTTGGGCTTTTAGGATTAGCAATATTTATAAATCTTTTTGGAGTTCCACGAAGTTCTCCTTTAGTTGGAGGATTAACTCTTGCTCTTATGACTCTTCCAATTATTATTGTTAGTTCAAGAGCAGCATTAAGAGCAGTTCCAGATAGTATTAGACAAGCTGGATATGGTTTAGGATTAAATAAAATTCAAGTAACAAGAGACCATGTATTGCCACTTGCATTTCCAGGGATAATGACAGGTTCAATTATTGGTTTGGCTCAAGCTATGGGAGAGACTGCTCCATTGATTATTATAGGTATGATTGCATTTATTCCAGATGCTCCAACTATGGTTACACAAGCGGCAACAGTTATGCCTGCACAGCTATTTACCTGGGCTGGAATGCCTGAGGGAATGTATATAGAAAAAACAGCCGCAGGAATTTTAGTTTTATTGATAATCTTAATTTCACTAAATGCAATAGCAATAATTTTGCGAAAAAAATTAGAAGTAAAATGGTAA